The Plasmodium cynomolgi strain B DNA, chromosome 5, whole genome shotgun sequence genome segment GCCTTTTGAAAGACATAGAGATGAAGGATGTAAATAGGACACCCTCATTTAGTCAGAAGCTAGCTAACGTACATTTACAGAAGGAAAGGGATTACATAAAGCTCTACAAaggtggagaaaaaggaacccATTTAGATGACCCTCTCATATATAGAGATACAAACTACCAACTACCCTACGTCCTAAACTACTACCCAGATgacatgtttatttttaatttcgatGGAgtgataaatatgaataagcAAGAGAAAATTGTTGTGGCGTTTTTGACTTTTCTTCGTTTATTTGAGAAGAGGTGTGGGAGAGGAACCTCACAGAAGGGGTGGTACCCCTATCTGCTGTTTAACGGGAAGACCATCGAGGGGTTACCCTTGTACGATTTTGTTCAGTCAAGGAATTATCTCTTTAGGGAAGGAGAGTCAAGCAGTAGTGAACCACCCAAGAGTGACGACCCGTTCATTCTGTTGAAACTCATCCCAAAATTCCTTTACTCAagatttctttatttatataaatttttaaaaaccacAGAAGACTTGGTGATTGCGATTAAGTATGTGTATGACGAGATGGATGGCATATGTACCAAGTACAACTATGACATTAACGAGATGGTGCGTATTTGTCGAGAGAAGAACTTCATGCAGGCGAAGCTGGAAAAAGTGCGCGAGTGTCTTCacggggaggaggagaagctcCACCAGGGAAATAGGAAGCAACCCGTAGGGGTGGAGTCCCCAAACGGAACCCTTCCCCCGTCGCACCCTGCCCAGCAAGCGCAGTTACACAGTGACCAGCAAGCAGAGCTACACACAGACCAGCAAGCGCAGCTACACACTGACCCGCGAGCGCAGCTGCACATTTACAACCTCGTGAAGGAATTCACCAGGGGCACCTTTAACCCATCCGTTATCACcaaatataagaaaattgaaaatttcgaaaatgtCTTTCCCAGCTTCCACAACGACTTTGcagaattttacaaaaaaaaaatgaaccttAAGTTGTATGAACGATATGGAGTAGATCCTAAATGGGTTCGAACCCAATTTGAAAGAACGAGGAAATTACTCAAGGAGCATGAGGAGGATGCATATGTCCACCTGATGCAGTATCGTTACCCTTGTGAAGCATTGAGTGAACAGGAGAGGAAGAACCACAGGACGTTTAATACATGTGCAGTCGATTTGATTAATCACAACAtaaacgtttttaaaaaacccATCTATGTCGTTTCTACCATGGAGGATGGTGCTTATATTGAATACACTCTCAAACTGTTTGGCGTAGACATTGCTAATAAGGGGGACTCACACCTTCTGCGCATTTTTGGGAAAGACTACCTACGGAAGGGGGAAGAATCCCCAAGCGAGGGGGACTCCAACTCGGTAATCACTAATTTGAAGAGACTCCTCAAGTCTccctattttgcaaaaagagAGTCTACCCCCCCTAAGGGAGGACGCCAAGGTGACCTTCAGGATGATTATCTATACGATCCATACAACGTAGACTTGGAATACCTGAAGCACCAGgagaagacgaaaaaaagagactACCACTTCCTTAACCACAGGTACTATCTCGATATGCTGAGGGAGAAGTGTAACAtgatcaattttgttattgaGAAATATCATCGAGGGGATGAAAGCATCCACATAATAGACCAGAAATATGAAGACCTGAATGCCATGTGCAACGATAGTCGCTTCAGCCACAAGGTTCGACTGTACCTTTGCGAGTGGGGTTATAACTCCTATGCAGATCGACTAAAAGCTGTACATAACGACCGAGTTAAATCCTTTTCTCAATCGTTTAAGCTCCTATTTTTGTGTTGCACGCTGCAGGACAGCCCGCGCCGCGAGCACACCCACGGCCGGGGACTGCCTACCGACTTCTACACCAAGTTCATGCTCAAGTACCTCCTCAAAAAGGGGCTCCTCACCCGGACGGAGGCCGACGCGTAGCGGTTGCTAGGAAGCGGTTGCTGGGAGGCGGCGGTTGCTGGGAGGCGGCGGTTGCTGGGAGGTGGCCGTTGCTGGTCAGCTGCTATACCGCCTATAGCCTGGCTCCTTTCTGGGTGCCGTTCGCACcgcgcttctttttttttgtaaccccTGAACGAAAGCCATTTTGCTTGCCTGAAAGGTGGCCCATCCCCACGGCAAGCGAAGCGAAGCTCACCACGAGCGCTTCCCAACATGGGTAGACTTACACCACGGTTAAGCGGCCCTCCGAAGGGACCTCCCCTTAAGTGTGCCCGTCTCTATGACCTGTGTCCCCTTGGGGGAGTAACTACCCCCCTTCAAAGTCAGCAACGTAAAGGCCACGTGTTACATGTTATGTGTTCATGCGTTAATACGTGCAGGTGTTCATTCGTTCATTCGATCGTGTGTTCTTATCCATCTGTGGGGACATCCCCACCAAGTGGACCCAGCTGACAACACGAGGGATCAACTAGCACGCCCATCCCACACATACACCCCATTGGCACGTCTCCACTTTGCGATTTGACCTCGTTCACGATGAGCAGAGGAGGAGAGCAGGGTGGAGACTCTCagtgaaaatgaagaatctGTACATTCCCGTTATTCGCAGATGTTCAAAGTGtagaatggaaaaaaaaaaataatgataataaaataataagtgCACGCGCGCTGGGGGGGGGGATGCCTCGTCAGCACGCTCTTAGGCGTGCAGGTGTAGCGAGACGCGCTCTGTGTAGATGCACATGGCTTCTACCGCTTCGCTGCACCGCTTCGCTGCTCCGCTACACCGCCTCGCTGCTCCGCTGCACCGCGGCGTACTTGTGCGCGTGCATGTGGTGCGCCTTGGACAGGTTAAAGGCGTCGAGCAGAAACTCGTCCAGCTGGTAGAGGTGGAGGTTGAGGTCTCCAGCGGACTGCGCAGCGTAGACGTCCCTGCCGGAGTAGAAAACTTGGGGCACTTCAATGTCCCAATCGGGGTTGTCCCTTTTGAGCTGCTGAATGGCTGCCTCGATACGTCGAGAAACGTAGAACCAAGGTCCCATATTCATGTGTTCTTCCTGAACCCAAATTACATCTCTCAAGTTTGGGTAGCTCTGTAAATCCTGCATGAACtgtttaaaaggaaaaggagacaaCTGCTCAATAGTTGCTAtcgcaatatttttaatctcATTAGCTTCTCTATAATTCAACAGATCGTAGTAGACTTGACCAGAACATAAAATAATCCGTTTGATGTCATCCTTTGGATTTAATTTATGTCCTTGTTGTTCAGGTAAGTAAGGAAGGAACTCTGtggatgaaataaaattttctataaCATCAAATGCcattctcatttttaacattttcttAGGAGTGATAGCAATGAGTGGTTTTCTAAAGGATCTATGCATTTGTCTCCTCAAAGCATGAAACAGATTAGATGGCTTGGTACAATTAATTACTTGCATGTTATGTTGCTGTATTATCGTTTTATCCTTCTCCACAGAATATGTAGCTATGTCTTCCCTGTCATCACATAGCTGTAGAAAACGTTCAATTCGAGCAGAGGAGTGTTCAGGACCTTGTCCATCATATCCATGAGGTAAAAACATTACAATTCCTGATtgtttattccattttgtttctccagAAGCGATATAATTATCTATCATTACTTGAGCCCCGTTAGCAAAATCACCAAATTGAGCTTCCCATACGACTAGCGCATCTGGGTGTTCATAACTGTATCCTATTTCGAACCCTAACGCTGCATATTCGGAGAGCAAGGAGTTATTCACCTCTATAGTATGTGGTGTTTTAAGAGAGTCAAAAATGTTATACGAATCATAGGTAACCTGATCATGAAGTACTGCATGTCTATGGGAGAAGGTCCCTCTTTGTGAATCTTGTCCAGATAGTCTAGCATGAAATCCATCAGATAATAATGTGGCATATGCCAACAGTTCTGCTGTCCCGAAATCGATATTATTTCCTGTATTCAAGCTATCAATACGTGCTTTAAACAACTTGGTAATAATCGGATGAGCATGGAAATTCTCTcgtattgtaaatatttgctTCCCTAAATCTAGAAGCACTTTTTTCTCTACTCCTGTTTTTCTAGATGGAGAAAATTTCTGAGGAGTAACCATATGCTCCCATTGTGGTAGGTATTTCTCCTTTGGAGTTGGAACAAATGATTTCGATTTTTCATATACATCTTCGTATAAGTTATATAtatctgttttgtttttttcaaactcTTCAAGAGTGATTACTCCTTCACGGATTAGCTTTTTACTGTATAGGTCCAAAACGGATTCATGTCTTGTAATTATATCATAGAGTAACGGGTTCGTAAATTTAGGCATATCTAGCTCGTTATGTCCGAATCGACGATATCCCACTATATCGATAATGGTGTCAATGTGGAACTTGTTCCTTATGTCTAGTGCTAACTCGAATACGTATGTTACTGCTTCTGGGTCATCTGCATTCACATGGATGATTGGAATATCTATACATTTCGCTATATCTGTACAATATTTACCTGACCTTGCATCTACCGGATAGGTAGTGAACCCAATTTGGTTATTCACTACTATGTGTATAGTCCCTCCGACGTTGTAACTTGGTAGCTTTGACATTTGCAACGTCTCGTATGCTATCCCTTGTCCTGCTATAGAGGCATCTCCATGGATTGTAATCGGGAGGACtttatccttttctttatCATTACAGTAATATTGTTGTGCTCTAGCTTGTCCCATTAAAATTGGATCTACCGATTCTAGATGTGATGAATTGTCTACAATACCCATGTGGATATATCGATTAGATTCTTCATCTAAGTGATCAATCTCTACACCCAAGTGATACTTCACATCTCCTGTGTTTCCCCATATGTTATCTGTGAAGCCTGTCTTACCTCTAAATTCTGACATCATATTCTCTAATGGTTTATGTAGGACATTAAAAAGAACGTTCAGTCGACCTCGGTGAGACATACTCATGAGTACACTGTCAATGTGTAACATGGCTGCTCTCGAGATGAGAGCCTTCATCCCAGTAATGAGCGTCTCACATCCGTCTACTCCAAACCGCTTCGTCGTAGCGAACTTTGCTGCCAtgtaattttcaaatataaaagCTCTTGCTGTATTTTCTAGGATCTTTCTTTTTGCCTTATTATCATATTGGAATTTGCGATCCTTTTCGATCCTCTTCACGATGTAGTTCACGACATTTTCGTCTGTTATGTGCATGTACTCAAAGCCGATTGTCCCACAGTAGGTCTGTTCTAATCTCTCGATTAAACTCCTCAACGTGCTTGTCTCCTTTTTATCACTCGAAAAACCAGTAATGGATGGCAAGTCGAAAGAAAATTCTGCATCTAGATCTTCCTGCGTGAACCCAAAATCCGAgtagctcatttttttcttgtccgtTTCATTTACAACGCTACTGTACGGAGGTGTATTCGGCAGGGGTAACGGGTTTATGTTTGCATACAGATGACCCTTCTTTTGGTACCACCTGATCAGCTGCACTATTCGGGCAATGTCGTATATATTTCCCATCCTCCCCTTATCAAGCATTTCATTATTTACGTATGTGATTCTGAGATTGCTATTGCTATACTTGGGGAGTAGCTTCTCTCCCATTCTGCTTCGAATGTCCCTCTCTGCTTCCTCCTTCGTGGTCAGCATGTGAGGGATGGCGCTCCCCAGAGACCCCGTTTCTTCTGACATCTCCGCGAAGTAGTGGTCCCATGACTTATGCAGCGAGTTCCTACGAAGGGGGTGTGGAGGGGCAGTAAACGGGGTTAGCAGCGAGTCAAAGGTGTCACTTGGGGGTGCCACTTGGGGGTGTCACTTGGGGGTGTCACTTGGGGGTGTCACTTGGGGGTGCCACTTGGGGGTGTCACTTGGGGGTGCCACTTGGGGGTGTCACTTGGGTGCGCTACTTCCGTGTGCTACTTCCGAGTGCTACTTCCTAGTGCTACTTCCGCGTGCCACTTAGCCGCGCCACGGCGCACCTTGGCAGCTTCGAAATTTCGCTGCTTACCTGTCTTGTCGCCATATCCGGTAGGCGCCCTCAATGTAGGCAGCCATGCTGGGGTTGAAGTTGTCGCTGCTCGCGTACCCACCCACGTGGAACCTCCGCCTGAGCATCTCTCCATTCTCCTTCATCAGCTTATTCGAGTGCAgtattttcctcattttggcAAGGCCACGTCTGTACAAGTCTCTGTGGGGTCTGTCGGCAGACGTGACCACGTGTGTGCAAGTGTTTGTACAGCCTGTCGGTAGACGTGACCCCTCTCGCGCTACTTCCCTCGTGCTACACGTTTCGGTATGCACACTGGTGGGAGGTCCGGGTGGTCAATGCAGGCAACTCATTTGCGCAGAGAGGGATAGCAGAAATGGCCTCGAGAAACGGCTTCGAGAAACGGCTTGTGTACAGATGTGAACGCTGAGCGCGCAGGGGCCCCTACGTCCGTTCATTCGGGTGGCTCTGTGGGGGAAGTAACAAACTAtaaggatggaaaaaaaaaaaaggaagaacacaCCGAGGGGGTGGTGGATCTTCAATCAAGCGCAGACTCTCCACAAAAGGCCCACGCGCATAGCCTCATGTATGTATGCTGATTTTGCTCAGCCTGCTTGCGAACCCCCTCATCGACGCACCTCTCCAGAGAAGGCGCACAAAAGGGGATACAAACCTTCGCGCTTCGCCCTTCGCATTTCGCACCTCACAACTTCGCCTTTCGCACTTCACAACTTCTCACTTCTCacttgacaaaaaaatgaagtcaaCTAGTTTGCTATGCCACGTGGGTGAAATGGGGACCTGAGCCatggggaaaggaaaaaaNNNNNNNNNNgggaaggggggaagagaCCTGTGCGTGAAGTGCATACGGTTTTAATTAGTGTTGGCCCACTAGGTGACTCCAAAAAGATGGTAAACAAAACAGGTGCTACTTCGACTTCACAATTGGGACGTCCAAATAGCCTCCTCCTCGCTCCACCTTGCGGAGGTCTACCAGAGCAAAAGCCACCTTTCACAAAGTTCTACCGCGAgggagtataaaaaaaaaaaaaaaaaatgggaaccgTGTTAAGTGCTACACAAGCAATAAAGATAGGGAGCCCTTCCCAAATGGGTGAAATTATAAAGACAGGGTATGCATTAAACGAAAGGGTGAATCCCCTACTCGTGCAGGTAAACATATCGGAGTGTCGTACGCGGGAGGCACGCCTGGATTAACAGGGCACGTGCGCTCAGTTGATTCAAACGAAGGACATACAAATTAGCTTTGACAAAAGGGAGATTTAAAAAGAGTGCACATAGCGGACGGGAGAAAGACACCacgagggaagaagcagggGAGTAGCAGAGGGGATGCAGGGGAGTAGCAGAGGGGATGCAGGGGAGTAGCAGAGGGGATGCAGGGGAGTAGCAGAGGGGATGCAGGGGAGTAGCAGAGGTGACGCAGGGGAGACGCAGAGGAGACTTAGGGGAGACGCAGAAAGGCATCGTTAAAAGAGCTGCCTGCCTACCCATGGGTGAGCCCAGGATTGGAGGAGTCCCATTCGTTAACACACACGTGCGCATTAGGCACAGCGGGGGTATTGTGCTGGCGAAAGGGCTGCTATACGAGGGAGGTCCCAGTAACGAGGTCAGTCGTTCCTTTCCGCTACGTCTCCCGTTTGTACAACAGTGGTGTGAGGGACGCGTGGGCATAAATGGCACGCAGCAGACGGACGAATAAACTCGGCGTGCATATCTGATCCGCCGGGAGGGCCATACTCCTACCACTCCTACTGCAACCCCCCCAAAATCCTCATCGCACATTGTCGCCGTCCCAAAAGACTATCTTATTCCACTGCGTAAGCAGAAGCATTTTGAGTGCTAAGTGAAAAACAGAGGAGGCATGGAAAAGCCTAATCGTGTTGTAGTGAGGAATGAgtctcaattttttgctcctcACAGAAGCTGCCTGTAATTGGGAGCAGCGAACACACTGTGGATATAATCTCTGCTTGGTgtcatataatttaaaaaatttgagtaCGGATCGAAggaacttcctttttttgtaataatcgATCATGTCTTTAATGACTTGTACAGGTGGTTGGTGATCTCCTATGAACCTATCATGGCAACTGACTCCGCATGTGTGGCAGCCCGTTTCTTTACAGAACCTCCTCAGTACTtctatttcctttttcgtggCGTACTTCATGTCTTTGTTTAGGCTCTTTTTTGGGTTGGAGTACACCCCCGGCATCTTCACGTCGCTCGGCGAAAATTTGTTGTACCTGCGGGGGGAGGTTAGCGGTGGGGAGGTTAGCGGTGGAGTGTTGCCCAGTTTGATGAGGTGCTTAAAGGGGTGTCCCTAAAGCGGTGCCTCTAACGCGGTAGGCCTAAAGTGGTATCCCTAACGCGGTATCCCTAAAGGGGTATCCCTAACGCGGTGCCCCTAACGCGGTGCCCCTAACGTGGTATCCCTAACGCGGTGCGCTTGGGGCGCCCGGCCCACTTACGTGCCGCCCGAAGCCTTAAAGAACAAATTAGTGAGCACAAAGTAGCGCAAGTAATTAAATGTAAAGAGACTCAGCTTGTTGATTCTAGTCAGAACGAATTTCTTCGTGCACTGATACAAAATCTCATACTTATTTGTTAGCTtcgtatttatataataatcgGAGCTGTTATATATGATGGTCTTGACTAGTTGTCCCTCGTACTGATTAAAGAGAGCTCGTATGAGGACTGCTTGCACAAATTCGCATGCCACATTTCCATAATAATTGACCAGGTTCAGTTGGAAAAAGCCTATTATCCTGGAGACGTAGTTGGAGCCACTCACTTCTAAAATGTAGGCCTGTGTCTTTTGAGAAACGATGTTAACGTAGTGGAACAGGAAGAAGGACGCGGCCAGCTGCAAAAGGTACACAACTGCGGGGGGGAGTGGGAGTGGGAGCGGCGATGTGAGGGGAGTGGCGGTGCGGAGTGGGAGTGGGAGTGCGGAGTGGGAGTGGCGGTGCGGAGTGGGAGTGGCGGTGCGGAGTGGGAGTGGTGGTGCGGAGTGGGAGTGGTGGTGCGAAGTGGGAGTGGTGGTGCGAAGTGGGAGTGGTGCCGCGTAACTGCTTCCACACAACTGCTTCCACACAACTGCTTCCACGCAACTGCTTCCCACGCAACTGCTTCCCACGCAACGGCTTCCCACGCGGAGGAACTCACCCAGGAAACGCAGCACGAGGGTGCCGAAGAACCCAACGAGACCACGCAAAATATTGTTCTTTATGT includes the following:
- a CDS encoding hypothetical protein (putative), whose translation is MKDVNRTPSFSQKLANVHLQKERDYIKLYKGGEKGTHLDDPLIYRDTNYQLPYVLNYYPDDMFIFNFDGVINMNKQEKIVVAFLTFLRLFEKRCGRGTSQKGWYPYLLFNGKTIEGLPLYDFVQSRNYLFREGESSSSEPPKSDDPFILLKLIPKFLYSRFLYLYKFLKTTEDLVIAIKYVYDEMDGICTKYNYDINEMVRICREKNFMQAKLEKVRECLHGEEEKLHQGNRKQPVGVESPNGTLPPSHPAQQAQLHSDQQAELHTDQQAQLHTDPRAQLHIYNLVKEFTRGTFNPSVITKYKKIENFENVFPSFHNDFAEFYKKKMNLKLYERYGVDPKWVRTQFERTRKLLKEHEEDAYVHLMQYRYPCEALSEQERKNHRTFNTCAVDLINHNINVFKKPIYVVSTMEDGAYIEYTLKLFGVDIANKGDSHLLRIFGKDYLRKGEESPSEGDSNSVITNLKRLLKSPYFAKRESTPPKGGRQGDLQDDYLYDPYNVDLEYLKHQEKTKKRDYHFLNHRYYLDMLREKCNMINFVIEKYHRGDESIHIIDQKYEDLNAMCNDSRFSHKVRLYLCEWGYNSYADRLKAVHNDRVKSFSQSFKLLFLCCTLQDSPRREHTHGRGLPTDFYTKFMLKYLLKKGLLTRTEAD
- a CDS encoding hypothetical protein (putative) produces the protein MKIVSIILSLLLLFFINLFFVKSIYKNEQSYNVPLNVLFSKGKHIRKRLCNECFFKNEVNMIYNSCRALESVNYHNFNRSKIFLFVKESPKMLKRYVSLRSLSKFSDFLSVRFLTTFFSDRTSLLTNWFYLLEGTYIKNNILRGLVGFFGTLVLRFLVVYLLQLAASFFLFHYVNIVSQKTQAYILEVSGSNYVSRIIGFFQLNLVNYYGNVACEFVQAVLIRALFNQYEGQLVKTIIYNSSDYYINTKLTNKYEILYQCTKKFVLTRINKLSLFTFNYLRYFVLTNLFFKASGGTYNKFSPSDVKMPGVYSNPKKSLNKDMKYATKKEIEVLRRFCKETGCHTCGVSCHDRFIGDHQPPVQVIKDMIDYYKKRKFLRSVLKFFKLYDTKQRLYPQCVRCSQLQAASVRSKKLRLIPHYNTIRLFHASSVFHLALKMLLLTQWNKIVFWDGDNVR
- a CDS encoding 2-oxoglutarate dehydrogenase E1 component mitochondrial precursor (putative): MRKILHSNKLMKENGEMLRRRFHVGGYASSDNFNPSMAAYIEGAYRIWRQDRNSLHKSWDHYFAEMSEETGSLGSAIPHMLTTKEEAERDIRSRMGEKLLPKYSNSNLRITYVNNEMLDKGRMGNIYDIARIVQLIRWYQKKGHLYANINPLPLPNTPPYSSVVNETDKKKMSYSDFGFTQEDLDAEFSFDLPSITGFSSDKKETSTLRSLIERLEQTYCGTIGFEYMHITDENVVNYIVKRIEKDRKFQYDNKAKRKILENTARAFIFENYMAAKFATTKRFGVDGCETLITGMKALISRAAMLHIDSVLMSMSHRGRLNVLFNVLHKPLENMMSEFRGKTGFTDNIWGNTGDVKYHLGVEIDHLDEESNRYIHMGIVDNSSHLESVDPILMGQARAQQYYCNDKEKDKVLPITIHGDASIAGQGIAYETLQMSKLPSYNVGGTIHIVVNNQIGFTTYPVDARSGKYCTDIAKCIDIPIIHVNADDPEAVTYVFELALDIRNKFHIDTIIDIVGYRRFGHNELDMPKFTNPLLYDIITRHESVLDLYSKKLIREGVITLEEFEKNKTDIYNLYEDVYEKSKSFVPTPKEKYLPQWEHMVTPQKFSPSRKTGVEKKVLLDLGKQIFTIRENFHAHPIITKLFKARIDSLNTGNNIDFGTAELLAYATLLSDGFHARLSGQDSQRGTFSHRHAVLHDQVTYDSYNIFDSLKTPHTIEVNNSLLSEYAALGFEIGYSYEHPDALVVWEAQFGDFANGAQVMIDNYIASGETKWNKQSGIVMFLPHGYDGQGPEHSSARIERFLQLCDDREDIATYSVEKDKTIIQQHNMQVINCTKPSNLFHALRRQMHRSFRKPLIAITPKKMLKMRMAFDVIENFISSTEFLPYLPEQQGHKLNPKDDIKRIILCSGQVYYDLLNYREANEIKNIAIATIEQLSPFPFKQFMQDLQSYPNLRDVIWVQEEHMNMGPWFYVSRRIEAAIQQLKRDNPDWDIEVPQVFYSGRDVYAAQSAGDLNLHLYQLDEFLLDAFNLSKAHHMHAHKYAAVQRSSEAV